One window of the Benincasa hispida cultivar B227 chromosome 3, ASM972705v1, whole genome shotgun sequence genome contains the following:
- the LOC120072842 gene encoding uncharacterized protein LOC120072842: protein MAENVCFFNKDTLILKPPKKSPLLLRMAVLMFAMVCSVYICSICVKQLNTHTKARFLRVQISDCPELSIRLTKVPRVHYPKPKTFSRAECFNNPVRFFAIVSMQRSGSGWFESLLNSHVNVSSNGEVFSVLDRRKNITTIVQTLDRIYNLDWLSSASKNHCSAAVGFKWMLNQGLMQHHEEIADYFNRRGVSTIFLFRRNLLRRVVSVLANSYDRYAKLLNGTHKSHVHSLEEADTLSKYKPVINSTSLISDLEGMEATISKALEYFGNTRHLILYYEDIISNRTRLKDVQEFLNLPPMELKSRQVKIHKGHLSDHIKNWEDVKLTLNGTAYEHLLRADY, encoded by the exons ATGGCGGAAAATGTCTGTTTCTTCAACAAG GATACTCTGATTCTAAAACCTCCCAAGAAATCTCCTCTGTTATTGAGAATGGCAGTTTTGATGTTTGCAATGGTCTGTAGTGTTTATATATGCTCAATCTGTGTGAAGCAGTTAAATACTCATACCAAGGCCAGATTCCTGAGGGTTCAAATCTCCGACTGTCCAGAGCTAAGTATTAGACTAACAAAAGTTCCTCGTGTGCATTATCCAAAACCCAAAACTTTTAGCAG GGCCGAATGCTTCAACAATCCAGTAAGATTCTTTGCTATTGTTTCGATGCAGAGGTCAGGAAGTGGATGGTTTGAGAGTCTTCTGAACAGTCATGTTAATGTAAGCTCTAATGGAGAGGTGTTTTCTGTTTTGGACCGGCGAAAAAATATTACCACTATCGTACAGACTCTGGATAGGATTTACAATTTGGATTGGCTCAGTAGTGCTTCTAAGAACCATTGTTCTGCAGCAGTTGGCTTCAAGTGGATGCTTAATCAG GGATTGATGCAGCATCATGAAGAAATAGCAGACTACTTCAACCGTAGAGGCGTTTCCACAATTTTTCTCTTCCGAAGAAACCTACTACGTCGTGTTGTTTCAGTTCTCGCAAATTCGTATGACCGTTATGCTAAGTTGTTGAATGGAACCCACAAATCACATGTGCATTCTCTAGAAGAG GCTGATACACTTTCCAAGTACAAACCTGTCATAAATTCGACATCGTTGATCTCTGATTTGGAGGGAATGGAGGCGACAATTTCTAAGGCCTTAGAGTACTTCGGTAACACGAGGCACCTCATTTTGTACTATGAGGACATAATCAGTAATCGAACG AGACTGAAGGACGTACAAGAGTTTCTTAACCTTCCACCAATGGAACTAAAAAGCCGCCAAGTTAAGATACACAAAGGACATTTGTCCGATCACATCAAGAACTGGGAAGATGTTAAGTTGACTCTTAACGGAACCGCTTACGAGCATCTTCTTCGTGCAGATTACTGA